From the Lathyrus oleraceus cultivar Zhongwan6 chromosome 4, CAAS_Psat_ZW6_1.0, whole genome shotgun sequence genome, one window contains:
- the LOC127138294 gene encoding two-pore potassium channel 1 — protein MGSDETQQLLLSEPRDHSHVNEKTDLLQRRRTRRGRISDTETNLLQEQNVSLQTPLDSQSIDETQEAELNFKPVFLFLAAYLGTGTLCFFLASYQIQGIKTNGFLDALYFCVVTMTTVGYGDLVPNSTIAKLLACLYVFTGMALGGLILSKAADYVVEKQEVYLVKAICKAEKLGLEEVSKELVTKKSKYKFLLSASTFVVLMIVGTAFLYFVEKLDFVDAFYCVCSTVTTLGYGDKSFSTAIGRTFAVFWILSSTICLAQCFAYLADFYTEDRQRSLAKMVLTRKFSPRDLEAADLDGDKAVSAAEFVLYKLKEMGKINQEDVTAVMELFRKLDYDQSGTLTEADFRNSEV, from the exons ATGGGAAGCGATGAGACTCAACAGTTATTGCTTTCAGAGCCAAGGGACCATTCTCATGTCAATGAGAAAACCGACCTTCTTCAGAGAAGACGAACGCGGCGAGGCCGCATTTCAGACACAGAGACCAATCTGTTGCAAGAACAGAATGTTAGCCTCCAAACCCCTTTAGACTCTCAATCCATAGACGAAACACAAGAAGCCGAACTCAATTTCAAGCCGGTTTTCTTGTTTTTAGCAGCATACTTAGGTACAGGCACCTTATGTTTCTTTCTCGCAAGTTACCAAATTCAAGGCATAAAAACAAATGGTTTTCTTGATGCTCTTTATTTCTGCGTCGTTACAATGACTACTGTTGGATACGGCGATCTCGTCCCTAACAGCACTATCGCGAAACTACTTGCTTGCCTTTATGTCTTCACTGGTATGGCTCTTGGTGGCTTAATTCTCAGCAAAGCAGCAGATTACGTTGTAGAAAAACAGGAAGTCTATCTTGTTAAAGCAATATGCAAAGCCGAGAAACTCGGTCTAGAAGAGGTTTCTAAAGAGCTTGTAACTAAGAAAAGCAAATACAAGTTTCTGCTTTCAGCGTCCACTTTTGTTGTACTCATGATTGTAGGAACTGCTTTTCTGTATTTTGTTGAGAAGCTAGATTTCGTCGACGCGTTCTATTGTGTTTGTTCGACTGTAACTACTTTAGGTTATGGTGATAAGAGCTTCTCAACTGCTATTGGTAGGACTTTTGCTGTGTTTTGGATATTGAGTAGCACCATTTGCTTGGCTCAGTGTTTTGCATATCTTGCTGATTTTTATACCGAAGATAGGCAAAGATCTTTGGCGAAAATGGTTCTTACGCGAAAGTTTTCGCCCCGTGATCTTGAGGCAGCTGATCTTGACGGAGACAAAGCTGTCAG TGCTGCAGAGTTTGTTTTGTACAAGTTGAAGGAAATGGGAAAGATCAACCAAGAAGATGTTACAGCTGTGATGGAGCTTTTTAGAAAACTAGATTATGATCAATCAGGAACTCTGACTGAAGCTGATTTCAGAAATTCCGAAGTCTGA